The window ACGCCCTTAACTTTATGAGCAATGGGATAGGCGATGATCAAAAACTATTAGTAACTGAATTCTCGGCCAAAAACTATTTTAAATCTTATAATACCTCCAATATCGATCCTGCTTTTATTGCAGCGGCCAATGCCAGTACAACCGATCAGATCTTTCCGCCGCCGCCAGGTATTACCCAAAACTATCAATACATCGATTATGCGCTGAAAAATCCCCGGCCGGCAGAGGAATGGTATGCATTCTGGAAAAATTCGGCGTACCTCGAAAACGAGAAAGGATACTTATGCACCGCAAATACCGATTTCAAATCGCATAGTAAGGTAGCGCTGGCTTTTTACGCACTCAGGCAATCTTATGGTGTTAATGTCGATTTTACCGCAACAACAGACCCCTGGGTAATGAATGGAATGTTCCTAAACCGTTCAGTGCAGCAGATAAACGGGCGTAACCAAAAATCATATAGTTTTCTTGATCAATTTGTGAGAATTGCCCAGGGACAGAACCCATGCCAATAACCAATTTTTAAATAAACCTAAAATTTACAATATGAACCAATTATTTACTATTTGTATTAAGCCGGCGAAAAAGATGGCTTTACTCCTGCTGATGCTTCTATGCTCCGCCAGGATTTTTGCCCAGCAAATTGTCAGTGGTACGGTAACTTCGTCAAAAACAGGCGAAACACTGGTAGGTGTTACCGTTGTTATTAAAGGCAGTAACGTTGCCGTAACTACCAATAACAAGGGCAAATACAGTATAAAAACAGCTAATGCCAATGATGTGCTGACTTTCTCGTATGTAGGTTACCTTAACAAGGAAGTAGCTGTAAAGCAACAGCAAATTTTAGATGTTCAGTTAGACGAAGATGCCAAATCATTAAATGAAGTAGTGGTTGTAGGTTATGGCACCGCGCGAAAGAGCGACCTGACCGGTTCGGTTACTTCATTAAAAGCATCCGAATTAACCAAGGCAACTAATCTTAATGTGCAACAGGCTTTGCTGGGCCGCTCAGCAGGTGTACAGGTCTACCAAAAAAGCGGTGAACCCGGCGCTGCTATGAGCGTGCAGGTAAGAGGGATCACCTCTATTACCGGGAATAATGACCCATTATACGTCATTGACGGTATGCCGGTGAACGATGCAGTAGCTATAGGCGGTGCCGCACCAGCAGGGGCTACCAGTAACCCTAATAACCGGACTGCACTTAGCTCGCTTAATCCCGCAGATATCGCTTCGATCGAGATACTGAAGGATGCTTCTGCAACTGCAATCTACGGTTCGCGCGGTGCTAACGGTGTAGTGTTGATCAGCACAAAAAGAGGGACTTCAGGCAGGATCAACGTAGCTTACAATGTCACTTACGGTACCCAGCAGGCGGCGCATTTGCAACGTTTCATGACCGGGGATGAATATACTCAAGCCATTAACAGTATTATCGACCTGGGCGGTCTCAGCACAACCAAAGTAACCGGGGCCAATGCTAATACCAATTGGCAGCAATTGCTGTTAAAAAAAGGGGTGATCCAATCGCACGATCTTTCTTTTAGCGGAGGTAGTGGAAATACAAAATATTATATATCCGCAGGCTTTTTTAACCAGGAGGGTATTGAACTCAAGTCCGGTACCACGCGTTATAACGCCCGTGTCAATGTTGAAACATCTGAAGCTAATAAATATAGTGTAGGCATGAGCCTTACCACCTCCTATACACGCGATTTATACAATTCTACAGGCAACGGCTTAAACGATAACGCCAGCGCATTGTATATGGCGCAAAATTATGACCCCACCGCGCCGGCTTATAACGCCGATGGCAGCTACGCCCGCTCACCGCTGATGGCGCCTATGGATAATCCTGTTGCAGTTATCAACGGGCAGTATGGCGTGGGCGATACTTACCGAACTTTTGGCAATTTATATGCCGAATATTTCCTTATGCCATCATTATCCGTTAAAGCAAGAGCAGGAGCTGACTTAAATGATGCCCAACGTTATTACTGGATAGATCCCTCAACCTTAACTGGTGCATCATATAATGGTTATGCCGATGTGCGTGATGGCAAAAGGGCTTATTACCTGGCTGAAGGTACTATTAACTTTAACAAAACGTTTAACGAAGATCATCGCTTAAACGCGGTAGCAGGGACTACTTATGAGCGCTATACCTCTAGTTCACTGGTGTCTAATTCGCGGTCGTTTGCTTTGCCCGACCTAACCTATAACGGTTTGGGTACCGGCGATAATACACTGAACGGTGCAAGCGATGGCAGGCAGGAAAATATTCTGATCTCCTATCTTGCCCGGGCCAGCTATTCTTTCAAAAATAAATACCTGTTAACGGCATCTATCAGAGCTGATGGCTCGGCACGCTTCGGCCAAAATAATCGGTTCGGTTACTTCCCTTCGGTAGCGGCGGCCTGGCGTATCCATGAGGAAAAATTCCTGAAAAACAGCAAAATCATCAGCGATTTGAAGTTGCGTGGCAGCTTTGGTATTACAGGTAATCAGCCTAATGCAAATTATATTTACTATTCTACTTACTCATCGGGGCGTAATGCCGTATTTAACGAAACGCGCACTTCCATATTGCAGCCCACCCGTAGTGCCAACCCCGACCTGCAATGGGAGTCGGCCCGGCAAATGGACATCGGGGTTGATTTTGGTTTATTTAATTCACGACTAACCGGAACTATCGAATATTACAACCGCAAAACTTACAACCTGCTATACGATATACCACTGCCGTTAAGTACCGGTTTTGGCTCACGTACCGAGAACGTAGGCAGTATGCGTAATAGCGGGATGGAGTTTTCTGTGAAAGCCAACATTACGGATAACGGCGTATTTCGGATCGATGCTGGCGCCAACCTTACCACACTTAAAAACACAGTGATCAGCCTGGGTTCGGTGCCGCAGTTTATCGGCAATGGGCCAGGTTCAATTGGCCAGGTAAGCATATTAAAACCAGGTAATTCGCTGGGGTCATTCTACGGCTATATTGTAGATGGTGTTTGGCAAAAAACCGACGATTTTACAAAAACGCAGGCTGGAGTGAGGCCCGGCGATCTGAAATACCGCGATATAGACGGGAATGGCGTCATTAATACCAACGACAGAGTTGTATTGGGTAAGTCGCTTCCCGATTTTTATTATGGGTTTAACCTCAACGTAAGCTATAAGGCTTTAACACTTGATGCGTTCATAGAAGGACAGCAAGGCGGCAAAATGTTAAACAGCAGCCTGGTTGATGCTTATTACCCGGTTGATTACCGTCGCAATAAACTTGCTATCCCTTATCTTAACCGCTGGACGCCAACCAACCCGACCGACGAATACCCCTCATTTTTGCCTAATGATGTGAGAGGTCAGCTTCAGGTAACCAACCGTACGGTAGAAGACGCATCTTACCTGCGGCTGCAATCGGTACGCTTAACTTTTAAGGTGCCTGTTTCAGCGCTGAAATTTGTGAAAGGTGTTAGCGTATTTGCAACCGGTCAAAACCTGTTTACGTTTACTAAATACACCGGATCAGACCCGGCAGCTAATGCATTAGGCGATAATGTACTGCGTATCGATTATAATACTTATCCGTTGACTAAAGTTTTCACCGCCGGACTTAACGTTCAGTTTTAATCTTATTAACTATCACGATCATGAAAAAGACATTGAAATATATCATACCCTTAGTTGCCGCCCTGCAGCTGGCTTCATGTAAAAATGCGCTTGACGTAGTTCCAAACTCGGAATTTTCGCCGGGTAACGTATTAACTACCGAGGCGGGTATCCGCTCGCTGCTTTACTCGGCTTATGCTAATGCGCAATTGCAAACTAACTCGCGTTATTGGATCAACGACTCAGAAGACTGCACCGATATAGGTTATAATACGGATGGTGCAGAAAACGGTCAGCTCATACAGATCATCAATTTTAACTGGACAGCTAACCTCGGTACCCTGGCGGCCGATATTTGGGCACCTTCTTACGCCTCTATCAGGGATGCCAATGGTGTAATAGAAAACATAGATAATGTAAACACCGCAGATGCTACTAAGAAACTGTACAAAGCCGAAGCGCGTGTCCTGCGTGCCAAAGCCTACGCTTTTCTGTACAGCTTTTTTGGCCCGGTACCGTTGAGAACATCCACTATCCAGTCGGGCGACCTTGCCCGGGCGAGCGACGACGTTATGAAAAGTTTTATTGAAACAGAGATCACCGAATCACTGGCCGACCTGCCTGATCCGGGGAAAGAAGCCGCCTTTGGACGTATTAATAAAGCTGTGGCGAACGGTATCCTGGCTAAATTTTTCCTTAATACCAAACAATGGCAAAAAGCTGCCGATGCCAGCCAGGCAATCATCAACTTCGGCTATTATTCTTTATATCCGGTATTTGCAGACATGTTTCGTACTGCTAATGAACAGAATAAGGAAATGATATTGGTGTTGCAATGCCGTAATGAAACTGATTATAGTAACTGGTACCAGTGCGGCGCGTTGCCGGTGGGATATAAAAGCAGCCCGCAGTTCCCTGGCTATACCTACGCTTCCACAATGTCTATTTTTGCAACGAACTACCGTTTACGCACAGCATTTGTAAGCTCGTACGATCCTGCTGATAAACGCTTGGCTACAATATGCACCAGTTATATCAATAACAGTAACGTTACCGTTAACATCCTGGCAAATGATAACGCCCGTTGTTTTAAGTATTGGGATAATGCACAGGTAGGCAATAACGCCGGGACTGATGTACCTATTATCCGTTATGCTGATATACTGCTTACCCGTACTGAGGCATTAAATGAGTTGAACGGTCCTACGACAGAGTGCTTCACGCTGATCAATCAGGTACGGGCCCGTGCAGGTGTTGCTAACCTCACCCTGGCCATTACACCCACCAAAGACGCTTTCCGCGATGCTATTTTACGTGAACGCGGCTGGGAGTTTGTAGGAGAAGGCAAACGCCGCGAGGACCTTATCCGCCAGGGTAAATTTCTTTCGTCGGCATTAACAAGGGGCATCCCGGCCGCAAACGTGACGGATAACAAACTGGTATTCCCTATACCACAATCCGAAATTGATGCGAATAAACTTTGTGTTCAAAACCCTGGCTATTAATTAAAAATTACCCTAAAAATTAAATTGCAGTTCAGTGCTGCATCTGTTTTTTATAAATAAATCATAAACGATGAAAAATATCATACTTACCCTCCTTGCGCTACTTTCCGTGTTAAGTTTAAGGGCGCAATCAAGATGGAGTGCTGAGCAGGCCAATAACTGGTATAAACAGCAACAGTGGCCCCGCGGCTGCAACTACCAGCCAAGCAGCGCCGTTAACCAGCTCGAAATGTTCCAGGCGGCCACATTTGCCCCCCAGACCATTGACAGGGAATTGGGTTGGGCGCAGGAGCTTGGGTTTAATGCCATGCGGGTATTTTTGCACCACATCGCCTGGACGTCCGACAAAGATGGCTTCAAAAAGCGTCTTAATCAATATCTTGATATTTCAGCCAGGCACGGTATCAAAACTATCCTGGTGTTTTTTGATGATTGCTGGAACGACGAGTATCACGCCGGTAAACAGCCCGAACCTAAAACCGGCATCCATAACAGCGGCTGGGTGCGCGACCCGGGTACGGCTATCCGCAATAATCCCGATAGTTTGAAAATGCTGGAAAGTTACGTGAAAGATATTATGATCATGCTGAAAGACGATAAGCGCGTTCTGCTCTGGGATTTGTATAATGAACCGGGAAACAACCAATATTTTAACAATAGCCTGCCTTTGCTTAAATCGGTTTTTAGCTGGGCTAAAGAAGTAAACCCGTCGCAACCCATTAGTGCGGGTGTATGGAATTGGGGCGATAAGTTTACGGAACTGAATAAGTTTCAACTGGAAAATTCGGATGTGATCACCTATCATAATTATGGATATATTGATGCGCACATGAAAAAGATAGCAGAATTACAAAAATATGGGCGCCCTCTTATTTGTACCGAATATATGGCCCGTAAAAACGGCAGCCTGTTTCAAACGATTATGCCTATGCT of the Mucilaginibacter boryungensis genome contains:
- a CDS encoding SusC/RagA family TonB-linked outer membrane protein; translation: MNQLFTICIKPAKKMALLLLMLLCSARIFAQQIVSGTVTSSKTGETLVGVTVVIKGSNVAVTTNNKGKYSIKTANANDVLTFSYVGYLNKEVAVKQQQILDVQLDEDAKSLNEVVVVGYGTARKSDLTGSVTSLKASELTKATNLNVQQALLGRSAGVQVYQKSGEPGAAMSVQVRGITSITGNNDPLYVIDGMPVNDAVAIGGAAPAGATSNPNNRTALSSLNPADIASIEILKDASATAIYGSRGANGVVLISTKRGTSGRINVAYNVTYGTQQAAHLQRFMTGDEYTQAINSIIDLGGLSTTKVTGANANTNWQQLLLKKGVIQSHDLSFSGGSGNTKYYISAGFFNQEGIELKSGTTRYNARVNVETSEANKYSVGMSLTTSYTRDLYNSTGNGLNDNASALYMAQNYDPTAPAYNADGSYARSPLMAPMDNPVAVINGQYGVGDTYRTFGNLYAEYFLMPSLSVKARAGADLNDAQRYYWIDPSTLTGASYNGYADVRDGKRAYYLAEGTINFNKTFNEDHRLNAVAGTTYERYTSSSLVSNSRSFALPDLTYNGLGTGDNTLNGASDGRQENILISYLARASYSFKNKYLLTASIRADGSARFGQNNRFGYFPSVAAAWRIHEEKFLKNSKIISDLKLRGSFGITGNQPNANYIYYSTYSSGRNAVFNETRTSILQPTRSANPDLQWESARQMDIGVDFGLFNSRLTGTIEYYNRKTYNLLYDIPLPLSTGFGSRTENVGSMRNSGMEFSVKANITDNGVFRIDAGANLTTLKNTVISLGSVPQFIGNGPGSIGQVSILKPGNSLGSFYGYIVDGVWQKTDDFTKTQAGVRPGDLKYRDIDGNGVINTNDRVVLGKSLPDFYYGFNLNVSYKALTLDAFIEGQQGGKMLNSSLVDAYYPVDYRRNKLAIPYLNRWTPTNPTDEYPSFLPNDVRGQLQVTNRTVEDASYLRLQSVRLTFKVPVSALKFVKGVSVFATGQNLFTFTKYTGSDPAANALGDNVLRIDYNTYPLTKVFTAGLNVQF
- a CDS encoding RagB/SusD family nutrient uptake outer membrane protein, yielding MKKTLKYIIPLVAALQLASCKNALDVVPNSEFSPGNVLTTEAGIRSLLYSAYANAQLQTNSRYWINDSEDCTDIGYNTDGAENGQLIQIINFNWTANLGTLAADIWAPSYASIRDANGVIENIDNVNTADATKKLYKAEARVLRAKAYAFLYSFFGPVPLRTSTIQSGDLARASDDVMKSFIETEITESLADLPDPGKEAAFGRINKAVANGILAKFFLNTKQWQKAADASQAIINFGYYSLYPVFADMFRTANEQNKEMILVLQCRNETDYSNWYQCGALPVGYKSSPQFPGYTYASTMSIFATNYRLRTAFVSSYDPADKRLATICTSYINNSNVTVNILANDNARCFKYWDNAQVGNNAGTDVPIIRYADILLTRTEALNELNGPTTECFTLINQVRARAGVANLTLAITPTKDAFRDAILRERGWEFVGEGKRREDLIRQGKFLSSALTRGIPAANVTDNKLVFPIPQSEIDANKLCVQNPGY
- a CDS encoding glycoside hydrolase family 2 TIM barrel-domain containing protein; translation: MKNIILTLLALLSVLSLRAQSRWSAEQANNWYKQQQWPRGCNYQPSSAVNQLEMFQAATFAPQTIDRELGWAQELGFNAMRVFLHHIAWTSDKDGFKKRLNQYLDISARHGIKTILVFFDDCWNDEYHAGKQPEPKTGIHNSGWVRDPGTAIRNNPDSLKMLESYVKDIMIMLKDDKRVLLWDLYNEPGNNQYFNNSLPLLKSVFSWAKEVNPSQPISAGVWNWGDKFTELNKFQLENSDVITYHNYGYIDAHMKKIAELQKYGRPLICTEYMARKNGSLFQTIMPMLKKEKIGAINWGFISGKTNTIYAWGTPMPDGKEPELWFHDILRKDGTPFSEVEVNTIKALTGKK